One Tubulanus polymorphus chromosome 5, tnTubPoly1.2, whole genome shotgun sequence DNA segment encodes these proteins:
- the LOC141905955 gene encoding steroid receptor RNA activator 1-like isoform X1 yields the protein MATTRPGNHDRGWNDPPVFLHNNSNSANSNNRVSTPPRRTLLNRRVAYPIHASKSDPVLNPCPPGLPSSGSTSSFLIPTASNSTSPSPVLFMMGAGTTSADPITQNHEVKPPGLSLDQLNEQVASDFNIEDDKEFLARVSSKILSFLEDCSHLQTRVRDDIKKKLEIFTDFWISGKICQVVKLKMALLSQALEEHNCENANALHLELMYDYVSEVGPWMVGVKRLIVEGRKLQPSESQQNSSQLENS from the exons ATGGCGACCACCAGACCTG GAAACCATGATCGTGGATGGAATGATCCTCCTGTATTCTTGCATAATAATTCAAACAGCGCTAACAGTAACAACAGAGTTTCTACACCACCGCGAAGAACTTTATTAAATAGAAGAGTAGCCTACCCAATACATGCATCAAAATCTGATccag TACTGAACCCCTGTCCTCCAGGCCTTCCATCATCAGGATCCACCTCCTCATTCCTGATACCGACTGCAAGTAACTCAACTTCACCTTCTCCAGTTCTGTTTATGATG GGTGCTGGTACAACTAGTGCTGATCCAATAACTCAGAATCATGAAGTTAAACCTCCTGGTCTCTCATTAGATCAGTTAAATGAACAGGTGGCCAGCGATTTTAATATTGAGGATGATAAAGAATTTTTAGCGCGAGTTTCGTCcaagattttatcatttctcgAAGATTGTTCACATTTACAG ACGAGAGTCAGagatgatatcaaaaagaagTTAGAAATTTTCACAGATTTTTGGATTTCCGGAAAAATTTGTCAAGTCGTTAAACTGAAAATGGCTCTTCTTTCACAAG cttTGGAAGAACATAATTGTGAAAATGCTAACGCTTTACATTTAGAACTAATGTATGACTATGTATCGGAG GTTGGTCCGTGGATGGTCGGTGTTAAACGATTAATAGTTGAAGGACGTAAACTTCAACCATCAGAATCTCAACAGAATTCATCGCAATTAGAGAACAGTTGA
- the LOC141905955 gene encoding steroid receptor RNA activator 1-like isoform X2 gives MATTRPGNHDRGWNDPPVFLHNNSNSANSNNRVSTPPRRTLLNRRVAYPIHASKSDPVLNPCPPGLPSSGSTSSFLIPTASNSTSPSPVLFMMGAGTTSADPITQNHEVKPPGLSLDQLNEQVASDFNIEDDKEFLARVSSKILSFLEDCSHLQTRVRDDIKKKLEIFTDFWISGKICQVVKLKMALLSQGWSVDGRC, from the exons ATGGCGACCACCAGACCTG GAAACCATGATCGTGGATGGAATGATCCTCCTGTATTCTTGCATAATAATTCAAACAGCGCTAACAGTAACAACAGAGTTTCTACACCACCGCGAAGAACTTTATTAAATAGAAGAGTAGCCTACCCAATACATGCATCAAAATCTGATccag TACTGAACCCCTGTCCTCCAGGCCTTCCATCATCAGGATCCACCTCCTCATTCCTGATACCGACTGCAAGTAACTCAACTTCACCTTCTCCAGTTCTGTTTATGATG GGTGCTGGTACAACTAGTGCTGATCCAATAACTCAGAATCATGAAGTTAAACCTCCTGGTCTCTCATTAGATCAGTTAAATGAACAGGTGGCCAGCGATTTTAATATTGAGGATGATAAAGAATTTTTAGCGCGAGTTTCGTCcaagattttatcatttctcgAAGATTGTTCACATTTACAG ACGAGAGTCAGagatgatatcaaaaagaagTTAGAAATTTTCACAGATTTTTGGATTTCCGGAAAAATTTGTCAAGTCGTTAAACTGAAAATGGCTCTTCTTTCACAAG GTTGGTCCGTGGATGGTCGGTGTTAA